GGCTTCAGGCGTGACGGCTAGATTGTGCAGCCGGATCGCTTCGCCGGTACCCGGCTGATCGACGCAGAGAGTCGCGATACCCCGCTTCGCCAGCGCCGCCGGAAGCCAGGAGAAATACAGCAGCTCCTTGGTGCTATCGAGGCCGTTGCAATAGATCACCAGCGGGGCCGGCCCATCGACACCCTTGGCCCGTGTCAGATAGGCCGACAGTTCGGTGCCTTCATAGGGGATGGTCACGCGGACGACATCGTCACCGCTTTGGTTCGTCCCCTTGGCGAAACTGTCGAGCGCCTTTGCGTAGGTGGCCTCGCGCCCCGGCGAGCCATGCGCCTGCATCCGCTCGGCGACGCCATAATAGAGCGAAGCGCGCTTGAGTTTCTCGCCGGCGGAGTAGGCCCGGCCGAGCTCCTCATCCTCTCCGGCGAGGTCGACCAGCTTGTCGGCCATCTTGACCCACTCGCGCATGAACGCCGGCGTTCCGGCATCCCCGCCGTTAGTGGCGGCATCGCGGATCGGCTGACACATGTCGACAATCTCGCCAATGCGACCTCCGCTTTCGAGGGCGATCGCGACGCTTAGATTCCAGATGTAATTGGGAAAGGGATCGAAGAGCGCCATGGATCAGGCGCTTGCCGGCTGGAACAGGCCTGCGTCTGCTTCAGGATGCGGCATCGTCTGCGGCCCGCCGACGCCAACGCCCCACTGATCCATCACGCCCGGTCCCGGCGGATGCACCTTGTCCTCGTGCGTGTCGAAATCGACCTCGTCGAGCTCAGACGAATACTCGACGGCAAACCCATTCGGCGTTGTGAAATAGCTGAAGGTGTTGTTGCCTGCTGTATGACGCCCCGGTCCCCAGCGAAGGTCGGTGCCATGCTTCTTGAGGCGCGAGATCCCAGCCATCATGTCGTCAAGCGACAGCATGTCGTAAGCGACATGGTTGAGGCAGGGCGGCCCAGGCAGGATTGCCAGCCGGTGATGCGCACTGTTGCAGCGCAGGAAGCACATAAAATCGCCCAGCCAGTCCGACACCTTGAAGCCGAGCACGTCGACGAAGAAGGCAACCATCGCCTTGTGGTTGGGCGAGTGCAGGACGATGTGGCTGATCTTCTGCGGCACCGCTTCCCAGCGGACCATCTCGCGGGCCTGACCTCGCTTGACGTCGCTGGAGACTTCGAACGGCAGTCCATCTGGCGAGAAGAAGCGAAAACCATAGCCGCCGCCTACAGATTGGAGCTCGCACGGGCCGAAGATCATGCGGCATCCGGCGGCGACGACCTGCTCATGAAGCTGATCGACGTCTGCGCGGTCGGTAGCCGCCAGCGCGATGACATCGATCCGGCGATCCTCGGCGGGGCGCAACCGCACGACGTGATGCTCGTCATTACCGTGACAGGCGAAATAGGCCATTTCGTCCTGCTCGCCGACCTCGCGCAGGCCCCAGACGTCACGATAGAAATCCCGCTCCGCGGCGAAATCTGGAACACCATATCCGACATAGCGGATGTCGTTCACTCGAGCCATTTCAGTACCTCCGGGATATTCAGATGGGTTGGGACACGACTTCAAACATGTCCTTGGTCGCGGTTGCCTGATCGACTCGGGTGCCAGAAAGCTGCGCCTCGCAGATCCTGACCGACGCCTCGACGATGTAACGGCAGCGCTCGAAGCGCCGGTGGTGAAATGCGGTCAGCGCGGCCTCGATGGCGCCGCCCTTGGCAAGCTCGTCGGCCAGCACCAGGCTGTCCTCGACCGCCATTCCTGCGCCCTGGCCGAGATGCGGGGTCGTGGCGTGCACGGCGTCCCCAATCAGCACCACGCGACCACGATGCCACGGGCCAGCGACGAAGATCACTTCGAGTGGCTTGTAGACCACGCCGTCATCGTCGGTGATCTCGCCGGCGAGTTCCTGGATCTGCGGGGCCGGTACGCCGCGAAGCTTGTCGCGCATCACCTTGGCCAGCCCTTCGCGTGGATAGCGAGGGCAACCCGGCTCCGGCGTCGTCACGAACATGTACATCTGGGTCGGCGACGTTGGGACCAGGCCTAGCCCCGTAGGCCCTTCGAAGACGGACATGCTGCCGACGTCACCCGACAGCGGGAAGTTGTAGCGCCATACGCCCTGGCCGACAAAGCGCGGATCTGCGGCGTCGGGCATAATGCTTTGACGTACCTGCGAATATAGTCCGTCGGCCCCGATCACGAGATCGTAGCGCTCCGTCATCCCATCGGAGAAGGTGACGTCCACCCCTTCCCCGTCGTCGTGCCACTCGGTCGCGGTGACACCCAGCCGGACGCTCGCCCCCGCCGCACGGGTCCGATCGCCCAACACCTTGTGGAGCGCAGGTCGGCCAATCCCGACGTTTGCCGGATAGCCATCGATCAGCTTGGGCGTGGGGACCGAGGCTACCTTCTGCCCGGTAGGGATATAAACGTCGACGCGGTCGAACGCGCAGGCCGCGTCGAGGTAATCATCGAGGATGCCCAGTTCCGCCATAGCGCGAATGACATTAGCCTGTTGGATGATCCCAACGCCGTAAACGGACCAGTTCGGGTCACGCTCGATCACGTCAACCGCGAAGCCTTTTTGCCGAAGCGCGATCGCAGACGTTAGCCCGCCGATGCCCCCGCCAATGACCAAGACCCGCATCACGCGCGCGCCCTTCGAAGCCTGCCACCCATGTCGCCAATCTCCTCCTCAGCCATCCTATCTGTCGACAGGAACTCCGAGAAGTTGATTATACTGATGCCTTGGTATCAGCTTCGCTTATACTGTGCCCGTCCGTCTTCGATGAGGATTTTCAAGAATGCGGTTCAAGGGCCTCGACCTAAATCTAGTGGTCGCGCTTGATGCGCTTCTCGAAGCCCGTAGCGTGTCCCGCGCGGCCGAACGTCTGCACCTAAGCCAACCTGCGTTGAGCGCCGCCTTGGCGCGACTGCGTGTCTATTTTGCCGACGATCTGTTGGTGCCACTTGGCCGGACGATGGTTCCAACCCCGCTGGCCGAGGAGCTTCAGCCGCTCGCTAGACAGCTCATGGAAGACGCGACGGTCTTCATCGGTACGTCGAACGTCTTCGACCCCACAACCTCCCGCCGGCGGTTCCGGATCGGCACTTCGGACTATATTACAACCGTACTGCTCAGTCCTGCCCTCCGCGCGATGCAGAGTTGCGCTCCGCACATTCAGATCGACGTCTACCCGACAGGCCCGGGAATCCAGGACAAGCTCGATCGCGGTGAAGTAGACCTCGTCATCGGCCCAGAAATCTACCTACCCACAGGTGCTTCGGCCGAACTTCTGTTTGAGGAACGCCATGTCGTGATCGGCTGGAACGGCAACCCGGCCTTGAACCAGCCGCTGACGCTCGAGGCTTTTCTCGATCTCGGTCAGGTGGCCGTCAGGATCGGCATGGATCGGGCTCTCTCCTTTGCCGAAGACCATATGCGCCGGTTCGCCGACCAGCGAAGGATCGAGGTTACCACCACTCAGTTCACCTCCGCTCCAATGATGCTGATCGGCACTTCTCGAGTGTCGGTCCTACAGAGCCGCCTGGCGAGGACTTTCGTCGAGCAGCTACCCCTAGCGATGCAGGAGCTTCCTTTCGAAATGCCTGCGCTAAAGGAATTCGTGCAGTTTAACAGAACCAGGCAGGGTGACACCGGCATCCGCTGGTTGATGGACCTTCTCCGAAGGCTGAGTTCAGCGGGATGACGACCTTACTAATTCAAACGAGAAAGTGTCCAGGCAAGAGTAAGTCGCTCCATGGCATTCGCCAATTCTCGGATAAAGATGCGATAAACTGAGTTGACGCTCTCTCTGTAGCGGAGCTGAAACCAAGCAACTTAGATAGATTAGCGTCCGCTTACGGGTGCTTGCGGAACGCGTGGGATCGTCCGGAATGGGCGCTAAGCAGACTTTCCCTGGTCTAGGGCTGCTTGTTGCCGTCACGGGACGGTCCGGTCTCACACATTGCATCGAAGAGCCGACGACGCTTGTCGTCACTTAGACCCTCGCGCCTCAGAACGTCTGCCGAGCCTCTCAGTGCTCAGCAAGCGACGTGGCGAAGGATCTCAGGCAGCCGCAGGAATCACGCGGAAAGCCCGCCGACTAAGACGCCGTGCGCCTCCTCAGAATTACTAGGAACGCGATTTCGATCGAGCAGTTGATTCCGCGTCATTATGGAGGCGACGATGGCTCAGAAGGGTGCGGGTGGAAACGCGGGTGCTGTGACGAAAAAGGGCGGCGACAAGGCAAGCGGAAGTACTGGGACTGGCCGCGGCGGAGGCAACAAGGGCAACGCCTCTAAGAAAGGCTAATTGCTCGTCGGAGCCCGTCAACGCAGCTGGCTCCTTCTGTTCTGCCTGCTGAGGATGTCTCATGCGTGCCATGAATTATCGCGGACCGTATCGTGTTCGCGTCGATGAGAAAGCAATGCCTCGTATCGAGCACCCCCGCGATGCGGTGGTGAAGGTGACAAGGAGCTGCATCTGTGGCTCCGACCTCCATCTCTACCATGGCATGGTGCCAGACACCCGTGTTGGCCAGACCTTCGGTCACGAGTTCTGCGGCATCGTTGAGGAGGTCGGGCCCGAGGTGGAGAATCTCAAAGCCGGCGACCACGTGCTCGTGCCCTTCAACATCGCCTGTGGCCAGTGCCATTTCTGCAAGCAGGGTTTGTTCGGCAACTGCCACGAGTCCAACCCACAGGCGACGGCGGTCGGTGGTATCTTCGGCTACTCGCACACTGCTGGCGGCTATGACGGCGGGCAGGCCGAATATGCCCGTGTTCCCTATGCCGACTTCGGCCCGACGATCATCCCCGACTGGATGGATCCGGACGACGCCGTTCTCCTCACCGACGTGGTGCCGACGGGGTACCAAGCCGCCGAGATGGCCGGCATCCAGAAAGGCGACACAGTCGTCGTGTTCGGCGCTGGGCCGGTCGGCATTCTGGCCGCCCGCAGTGCCTGGCTGTTCGGCGCAGGCCGCGTCATCGTTATCGACCACATCGACTATCGGCTTGAGTCCGTGAAGAGCTTCGCTCCGGCCGAAGTTTACAACTTCAAGGAGCTGGATGACGTCGTCGTCTTCATGAAGAAGACGACCGATGGGCTCGGCGCCGACGTGTGCATCGACGCTGTCGGAGCCGAGGCGACCGGCAGCATGCTGCAGACCATTCTGGGCAAGCGTCTCAAGCTCGAGGCCGGCTCGGCAATAGCGCTCCACTGGGCGATAAATTCCGTCAAGAAGGGCGGCGTGGTGTCGATCGTCGGGGTTTACGGCCCGACTGGTAACATGGTCCCGATCGGCAACGTCGTGAACAAGGGCCTGACCATTCGAGCCAACCAGGCGAGCGTAAAGCGGCTGCTGCCAAAGCTCATCGAGCATGTGAGGACTGGCAACATCAACCCGAAGGCGATTATCAGCCACCGGGTGCCACTCGATGACATCGCGGACGCCTATCACATCTTCTCCGACAAGCTCGACGAGTGCATCAAGCCCGTCCTGCTTCCCTCGGGCGCCTGAGGAGCATGGGCATGAGTGACACCAACCTTGCACTGCGGATCAGCAATCCGTCGAAAGCAGTGGACACGCAGTCGATCGTTGGCTGGGGCGTGGACGCCGATCCCCAGAACGACCCCACATACCCCTATCGCAATCGCACGGAAGATAATCACAGCGGCGAGTGGCGGCGGCCGACCCAGCAGGAGGCTCAGGTCGAGCTCCTCAAGTCGGTTGAGCACAAGTGGCTGCCGGCCGTCTTCGGCACCGCCAGTCCACCCAGTGGCGTTAGCGGGTCGATGCGCCGCCTCGCCTTTCGCTGGAGCGAGTCTAACTGGGCACATTGGCTGCTGCTTATCGCCGCCGACCGCGTGAACATGATCGAGGGCTTGGTTGAAGACCTAGGCCGAGGCCACGTTCCAAATATCCCGAAGGAGATGGGGGTGCCGGCCGAGTGGCGCCACAACAAGGCCGGCCTCCTGAAGAAGCTCGCGGTGGCTGCAGCGATCGGCGGCACGGTTACGGGGCTGATCGTTGCCAAGAGGAACGCTGGGAAGCGCGAGCCGTCAGCCAGCTGAGGATCGTTGATGTGCAACGATTACGCCAATCGCGTCGCCTTCGCCGAGTACCAGGCCGCTTTGCGCGATGCCGGCATGCCGATCGTCTCGCCGCTCGGCCCTCCGAACCTCGAGCCGCGCGACGACATCTGGCCGAGCGAGAGTGCACCAGTGTTCCGCGCGGCAGAAGGAGGCGTCGAGCTGGCGCCGCTGACCTGGGGCTTCGAACCGAGCTCCCCCAAGGGCCGGCGGGTGATCAACTTCAAGTCAGAGGGCCGTTCCTTCGCGAACAGCAAGCGTTGCCTCGTTCCTGCTTCGCACTTCTACGAGTTTAAGGGCTCCAAGCCGCCTAAGTCCAAGTACAAGTTCAGCCTGGTGGGCGAGCCCTGGTTCTGTTTCGCCGGGCTCTGGCGGAGCGGCGATCAAGAAGGTGCAAACAGCTCATTCACGTTGCTGACCACTGCACCGGGCCTTGACGTTGCTCCTATTCACGGCCGGCAAATGGTCGTGCTTCGGCAGAGCGATTGGAGAGCCTGGCTGGAGCTGACCAAACCAGAGGCCGAACTGCTCGCGCCACTGCCGGCAGGATCTCTCCACGTCGAGCAGGTCCGCTAGGGGCTCGGACTGCATGTAATCAGCACCGGTTACGCCGGGCCGCTTGGTCGGTAACCTGACAAGTCGTCTGCTCTGCATTCCGCGCCGATGTCCGCATTGGGT
Above is a window of Sphingomonas glaciei DNA encoding:
- a CDS encoding VOC family protein, yielding MARVNDIRYVGYGVPDFAAERDFYRDVWGLREVGEQDEMAYFACHGNDEHHVVRLRPAEDRRIDVIALAATDRADVDQLHEQVVAAGCRMIFGPCELQSVGGGYGFRFFSPDGLPFEVSSDVKRGQAREMVRWEAVPQKISHIVLHSPNHKAMVAFFVDVLGFKVSDWLGDFMCFLRCNSAHHRLAILPGPPCLNHVAYDMLSLDDMMAGISRLKKHGTDLRWGPGRHTAGNNTFSYFTTPNGFAVEYSSELDEVDFDTHEDKVHPPGPGVMDQWGVGVGGPQTMPHPEADAGLFQPASA
- a CDS encoding LysR family transcriptional regulator — translated: MRFKGLDLNLVVALDALLEARSVSRAAERLHLSQPALSAALARLRVYFADDLLVPLGRTMVPTPLAEELQPLARQLMEDATVFIGTSNVFDPTTSRRRFRIGTSDYITTVLLSPALRAMQSCAPHIQIDVYPTGPGIQDKLDRGEVDLVIGPEIYLPTGASAELLFEERHVVIGWNGNPALNQPLTLEAFLDLGQVAVRIGMDRALSFAEDHMRRFADQRRIEVTTTQFTSAPMMLIGTSRVSVLQSRLARTFVEQLPLAMQELPFEMPALKEFVQFNRTRQGDTGIRWLMDLLRRLSSAG
- a CDS encoding zinc-dependent alcohol dehydrogenase: MRAMNYRGPYRVRVDEKAMPRIEHPRDAVVKVTRSCICGSDLHLYHGMVPDTRVGQTFGHEFCGIVEEVGPEVENLKAGDHVLVPFNIACGQCHFCKQGLFGNCHESNPQATAVGGIFGYSHTAGGYDGGQAEYARVPYADFGPTIIPDWMDPDDAVLLTDVVPTGYQAAEMAGIQKGDTVVVFGAGPVGILAARSAWLFGAGRVIVIDHIDYRLESVKSFAPAEVYNFKELDDVVVFMKKTTDGLGADVCIDAVGAEATGSMLQTILGKRLKLEAGSAIALHWAINSVKKGGVVSIVGVYGPTGNMVPIGNVVNKGLTIRANQASVKRLLPKLIEHVRTGNINPKAIISHRVPLDDIADAYHIFSDKLDECIKPVLLPSGA
- a CDS encoding FAD-dependent oxidoreductase; this encodes MRVLVIGGGIGGLTSAIALRQKGFAVDVIERDPNWSVYGVGIIQQANVIRAMAELGILDDYLDAACAFDRVDVYIPTGQKVASVPTPKLIDGYPANVGIGRPALHKVLGDRTRAAGASVRLGVTATEWHDDGEGVDVTFSDGMTERYDLVIGADGLYSQVRQSIMPDAADPRFVGQGVWRYNFPLSGDVGSMSVFEGPTGLGLVPTSPTQMYMFVTTPEPGCPRYPREGLAKVMRDKLRGVPAPQIQELAGEITDDDGVVYKPLEVIFVAGPWHRGRVVLIGDAVHATTPHLGQGAGMAVEDSLVLADELAKGGAIEAALTAFHHRRFERCRYIVEASVRICEAQLSGTRVDQATATKDMFEVVSQPI
- a CDS encoding alpha/beta hydrolase family protein, with protein sequence MALFDPFPNYIWNLSVAIALESGGRIGEIVDMCQPIRDAATNGGDAGTPAFMREWVKMADKLVDLAGEDEELGRAYSAGEKLKRASLYYGVAERMQAHGSPGREATYAKALDSFAKGTNQSGDDVVRVTIPYEGTELSAYLTRAKGVDGPAPLVIYCNGLDSTKELLYFSWLPAALAKRGIATLCVDQPGTGEAIRLHNLAVTPEAEKWASKWVDWAETQPFVDASRLGMTGISLGGYFAPRAVAFEPRFAAGAVWGANHNWAEVQQKRLRREGENPVPHYWAHVHWVFGAESMDDFLEKSQGMTLDGVLDRIKVPFLVTHGEKDRQIDLGYAHQSFDQLTSSPARQLKIFTAREGGVEHVGADNMSFGRDYIADWFAEKLGGRTA
- a CDS encoding SOS response-associated peptidase, with the translated sequence MCNDYANRVAFAEYQAALRDAGMPIVSPLGPPNLEPRDDIWPSESAPVFRAAEGGVELAPLTWGFEPSSPKGRRVINFKSEGRSFANSKRCLVPASHFYEFKGSKPPKSKYKFSLVGEPWFCFAGLWRSGDQEGANSSFTLLTTAPGLDVAPIHGRQMVVLRQSDWRAWLELTKPEAELLAPLPAGSLHVEQVR